GCGGCTCAACGATTTGACGAAACTCGTGGATTCAAATTTATTTCGTATGCGGTGTGGTGGATTCGTCAGTCCATCACGCAGGCAATTGCCGAGCAATCACGTGTTGTTCACCTTCCTTTAAACCGTATTAACTCGCTGAGTAAGATTACCAAAGTATTCTCCGAACTGGAACAAAAATCCCATCGGTCGCCTACCATCACTGAGATTGCTGAGTCAACTGAGATGACCGAAGAGGAAGTGTCCTTTAATTTAAGTATTTCACATTCTTACCTATCGTTAGACGCTCCATTTGTTGATGGAGAGGAGAATAGATTACTCGACATATTAGAGAACAAAGATGAGGTAACGGATGCTAATATGATAATATCTTCCTTGCGAAAAGAATTGGAAATAGCCCTCTCTGCTTTGACAGAAAAAGAAGCAAATATACTCACCCAACACTTTGGGCTGGACGGGGAAAAGGCGATGACACTAGAAGATATCGGTAAAAAATACAACCTGACCCGGGAGCGGGTCCGCCAGATCAAAGAGAAGGCAACCCGTCGCCTTAGAAATAGCCCTCGGAATCATCTGTTGAAAATGTACTTAGGATAATTTGCAATTCTAAAAGAACCATTTCAGGTTGCATGAAATAAGGAAGAAAACTCCATATTACCTGTCTCACGATTAAAAAATGAAGGAATTTTTAGAGTGGATATGCTAGGTAGACGGTAAGTTGAGACAATAACTTTTAACTT
This region of Tunicatimonas pelagia genomic DNA includes:
- a CDS encoding sigma-70 family RNA polymerase sigma factor — translated: MKQLKISKQITNRESQALDKYFADIGRMGLISPEEEATLAKKIREGDQQALEKLTKANLRFVVSVAKQYQSSKLSLGDLINEGNVGLIKAAQRFDETRGFKFISYAVWWIRQSITQAIAEQSRVVHLPLNRINSLSKITKVFSELEQKSHRSPTITEIAESTEMTEEEVSFNLSISHSYLSLDAPFVDGEENRLLDILENKDEVTDANMIISSLRKELEIALSALTEKEANILTQHFGLDGEKAMTLEDIGKKYNLTRERVRQIKEKATRRLRNSPRNHLLKMYLG